One Bacteroides intestinalis DSM 17393 genomic window, TGCTTTGTGTCCGCTCGATATGGGCGAGAGTGTAGCCTTTCCCTATCTCGCTTGCCTTATACTCCGTACCGCTTCGGGCTGTGACATAGTAGCCGTTAAGTTTCCCGGTGCTTGCCCTGGCTTCCCGGACTTTAAAACCTCTCTTACCAAGTTCTTCCTTGAATTTGGTAAAGTCAAAGCCCTGCATCTTCTTCAATACGCCGTCCATGGCTTCCTTGATTTCCGCTTTGTTGACTTTGCCAATGTCCTGCGACTGTACAAAGTTCCGTTCCTTGGCTATGGCATTGGCGGCTTCCGTTGCCTTTTTCCCTATCCAGTTGTCCCGGTACAGTTCCCCGGAAAGGGAAACCCGGTTTGCCAGTATGTGCAGGTGGGCTTGCTCTTTCTTGCTCTCCGTACCGCTGTGCCGGATGATGATGTACTGGTGGTTCGCCAACCCCATGCGCTGCATGAAGTCGTTACCAAGTTCCGCCCAGTCCGCATCCGTAAAGGTGGCGCTTTCCTCTATCGAGGGGCTGACCTCGAAACGTAGGCAGTTGTTTTTTACGTTCGGAAAATCAATGTGATACGGTTTCATTTCCTGCACCATTTCCGCACCAGTACACCCATAAAGTTCATGCCGGGCTATCTCGGTGGCTACTGCCTGCCCGTTTATCTCTTTGGCGAGGTCGTACTCCAATGCCGCCACACCATGTGATATGCTTTTCCCTTTCCCTATCATCGTGAGAGTATTTTTTTGAGCTCTGTAATTAGTGCCCGGTTCTCCTCGAACACTTCCCGGTACTGGCGACCACCGAAGTAGTTGTTCAGCCGTTGGAGCGTTCCTTTCAACTGGGCTATGTCCCGGAGAAGCTGCCGTTCCTCCTCGGTGTACCTCTCCCTTGGGCGCCCCCCAAGGGACAAACTCCGGCAGTATTCCGATACGCTTAGACTGCACCGGGCTGCCTGCTCCGCAAGTGCGTCCTTTTCAAGTTCGGTACACCGGAATGTAATCTTTTCGTTCCGTCTTAGTTCCATGCCACAAAGGTAATCTTAAAATCTTTTTGAGCAAAGCGAGAAAAGCAAGAATTGTCCGACAAGGACACTTCTTGCTATATATACACATGCCGCATGGGAATACATCCACGCCAACCGCCCAGCAAAAAGCCCCGGCGTGTTAGAAAATCCCCCACAGCCTAACAAATTCTACCCCATTTCTACCCAAGGGGATTACACGCCGCAGAAGTCATCCGGGAACATGTCTTCCAGTTCGTCCAAATCAATGGTTTCTTCTTCGGACACCTCCACCCATTCAATGTTTTCTTTCCCTCTTATCGCACATGAGTACATCTCGGCGGCGGCAAGAGAAGAGAACACCTCGTGCATAGGCTCGCCGTTCTCTAACCAGTAAACACAATATTCGACCATAACAGTTTTATCATTTATCGTTGTAATGCCCCTCTACCTCCAAGATGTAGACCTCTACCACTTCCTCGTAAATGTCATAGATTATCCGGTCATGGGCGGTAATGTGTCGAGACCATGTAATATCCCCACCGCCCCTTAACGCTTCGGGATGCCCAAGCCCAGTCTTAGGGTGCTCTAACAATTCTTTGTAGATTTTCTTATACTTCTTGAACAAATTGGGGTTTGATTTCTTCCATTTGGCAATCACCTTATCCACCCCGTCGGAAACCCTAATTGTGTACATCATAGACTATCGAAATAAGCATCAATATCCTCACTGCTTTTGAGGGTAACACACTTTCCGGATTTGATTTCTTCCCTTGCCTTGTCAATCCTTGCTTGCAGCTCCGGGGTTATCCTCAAATCTTCACGACCAACTTTTACCAAAGCGTAAATCTCGTTTTTCCTGCGAATTAGTACCTGCTCGCCATTGTCAGCTTTGGTGAAAGACGCTGCGAGGTTGTTACGGTATTCTCTTACTGATAATGCTTCCATATCTGTTTGCTTTTAAATTCAGCACAAAGATAGCTATATTTCAATAAAATACAAACATTTTGTACACAAACGTGTACACGCCATAAAAACCCGTTTCCAATCCTACCGCCCGTTGGTTGGTTTTGCTTTGCTCTTTTTCCCTATCGTTTTTCTTTTTCCGACAGTAAATCAACCACTTAGCTCTATAAATTCCCCTTGTCTGTTATAAGCATCGTCTGTAATATGCTCTATCACTTCTTCGCAAACGCCCATAAATAAAGGGATTAGAACATGTGTTTCCCCACACTTTG contains:
- the mbpB gene encoding mobilization protein MbpB, encoding MIGKGKSISHGVAALEYDLAKEINGQAVATEIARHELYGCTGAEMVQEMKPYHIDFPNVKNNCLRFEVSPSIEESATFTDADWAELGNDFMQRMGLANHQYIIIRHSGTESKKEQAHLHILANRVSLSGELYRDNWIGKKATEAANAIAKERNFVQSQDIGKVNKAEIKEAMDGVLKKMQGFDFTKFKEELGKRGFKVREARASTGKLNGYYVTARSGTEYKASEIGKGYTLAHIERTQSKLKCNSMNISHGNKLTPGSGSFQR
- the mbpA gene encoding mobilization protein MbpA: MELRRNEKITFRCTELEKDALAEQAARCSLSVSEYCRSLSLGGRPRERYTEEERQLLRDIAQLKGTLQRLNNYFGGRQYREVFEENRALITELKKILSR
- a CDS encoding type II toxin-antitoxin system YoeB family toxin produces the protein MYTIRVSDGVDKVIAKWKKSNPNLFKKYKKIYKELLEHPKTGLGHPEALRGGGDITWSRHITAHDRIIYDIYEEVVEVYILEVEGHYNDK